In a single window of the Rhineura floridana isolate rRhiFlo1 chromosome 3, rRhiFlo1.hap2, whole genome shotgun sequence genome:
- the LOC133381297 gene encoding zinc finger protein 883-like codes for MEEKYRNPASLGDGSESDKEDEHQRIKMEAKQNWMKKFVSEGAVFNEIPILEECHTGKEQAKVLQCAKKVTRTSSLSTPRTAHEGEKPFKCSECGKSFTQSSSLSNHQRIHTGEKPYECLECGKSFSNRSSLSYHQSAHTEEKPYKCFHCGKSFSQSSDLLSHQRIYTGEKPYKCSECGKSFNHKKHLIVHQRVHTGEKPYKCSECGKSFTQNSSLSNHERIHTGEKPYECLECGKSFSNRSSLSYHQRAHTKEKTYKCFHCGKSFSQSNDLLSHEIIHTGEKPYKCSECGKSFTHSSNLSNHERIHTGEKPYECLDCGKSFTNNSSLSCHQRIHTGEKPYKCSECGKSFSLSNDLLSHQRIHTGEKPYKCSVCGKSFTQSSSLSNHQRIHTGEKPYECLECGKSFTNNSSLSCHQRIHTGEKPYKCSSCGKHFSQSNALLHHQRIHTGEKLYKCSECGKSFTHSSSLSYHQKIHTGEKPYKCSECGKSFYQSYGLLYHQRIHTGEKPYKCSECGKSFTQSSSLSNHQRIHTGEKPYKCLECGKSFTNNSSLSYHQRIHTGEKPYKCSICGKCFSQSNDLLHHQRIHTGEKPYKCSVCGKSFTHSTYLPYHQRMHTGEKPFKCSECGRSFIHRSNLTYHQKSHAGEKPFKCMECGKSFSQKIHLTNHQRTHTGEKPYKCSECGKSFSRSSRLTNHQRIHLAEKS; via the coding sequence GTGATGGAAGTGAAAGCGACAAAGAGGATGAACACCAGAGAattaaaatggaagcaaaacaAAATTGGATGAAAAAATTTGTTTCAGAAGGTGCTGTCTTCAATGAAATTCCAATACTGGAAGAATGTCACACAGGAAAGGAACAGGCAAAAGTCCTTCAATGTGCAAAAAAGGTAACTAGGACATCGAGCCTTAGCACCCCTAGAACAGCACATGAAggagagaagccatttaaatgctcagagtgtggaaagagcttcactcaaAGCAGTAGCCTTTCTAATCATCAAAGAAtacatacaggagagaaaccgtatgaatgcttagagtgtggaaagagcttcagtaataGAAGCAGTCTTTCTTATCATCAGAGTGCCCACACagaagagaaaccatataaatgttttcattgtggaaagagcttcagtcagagcagcgaCCTTCTTTCTCATCAAAGAATCTATACTGGAGAAAAGCCGTATAAATGCTCAGAATGCGGAAAGAGCTTTAACCATAAGAAACATCTTATTGTACATCAAAgagttcacacaggagagaagccgtaTAAATGttcagagtgtggaaagagcttcactcaaAATAGCAGTCTTTCTAATCATGAAAGaatccatacaggagagaaaccatatgaatgcttagagtgtggaaagagcttcagtaataGAAGCAGTCTTTCTTATCATCAAAGAGCCCACACAAAAGAGAAAACATATAAATGTTTTcattgtggaaagagcttcagtcagagcaatgATCTTCTTTCTCATGAAATAATCcatacaggagaaaaaccatacaaatgctcagagtgtggaaagagcttcactcatAGCAGTAACCTTTCTAATCATGAAAGaatccatacaggagagaaaccatatgaatgcttagattgtggaaagagcttcactaaTAATAGTAGCCTTTCTTGccatcagagaatccacacaggagagaaaccatataaatgttctgagtgtggaaagagtttctctCTGAGCAATGACCTTCTTTCtcatcaaagaatccatacaggagaaaaaccatacaaatgttcagtgtgtggaaagagcttcactcaaAGCAGTAGCCTTTCTAATCATCAAAGAATCCAtacgggagagaaaccatatgaatgcttagagtgtggaaagagcttcactaaTAATAGTAGCCTTTCTtgtcatcaaagaatccacacaggagagaaaccatataaatgttccAGTTGTGGGAAGCACTTCAGCCAGAGCAATGCCCTTCTTCAtcatcaaagaatccatacaggagagaaactgTACAAATGctcagagtgtggaaagagcttcactcatAGCAGTAGCCTTTCTTATCATCAAAAAATTCATACAGGCGAGAAACCATACAAGTGttctgagtgtggaaagagtttctatCAGAGCTATGGACTTCTTtatcatcaaagaatccacacaggagagaagccatataaatgctcagaatgtggaaagagcttcactcaaAGCAGTAGTCTTTCTAAtcatcaaagaatccatacaggagagaaaccatacaaatgcttagaatgtgggaAAAGCTTTACTAATAATAGTAGCCTTTCTTACCATCAAaggatccacacaggagagaaaccatataaatgttcaatttgtggaaagtgcttcagccaGAGCAATGACCTTCTTCAtcatcaaagaatccatacaggagaaaaaccttacaaatgctcagtgtgtggaaagagtttcactcATAGCACTTACCTTCCTTATCATCAAAGGATgcacacaggtgagaagccatttaaatgttcAGAGTGTGGGAGAAGCTTTATTCACAGGAGTAACCTTACTTATCATCAAAAATCACATGCAGGGGAAAAACCAttcaaatgtatggagtgtggaaagagcttcagtcagaagatACATCTTACTAACCATCAAAGAacacatacaggggagaaaccatataaatgttctgagtgtggaaagagcttcagtcgaagCAGTAGGCTTACTAACCATCAAAGAATCCACTTGGCAGAGAAATCATAA